A genomic segment from Nitrospira sp. encodes:
- a CDS encoding Membrane-associated zinc metalloprotease: MGTAFAWSPDFVSLLTHWAIPFLVVLGVLVAFHEMGHFLAARWVGVKVLKFSLGFGPKVFGRQVGETEYLLSAVPLGGYVKLFGEDEQETITSEEKKRAFAHQSLWGKTLIVAAGPIFNFILAYLIYTAYLGLGYTLPVPSFKDIIPEIEAVLPGSPADQAGLKPGDRVIRVNEKEISTSAELLKYIAQSNGKQLTLDFTRGEQVKTTLVTPGKTAVQDNGKATTVYQLGIEERAPVITAVIPGSRAQAAGLSAGDRVVRIDGHDIFTWSQMTTLVRESPNRALQFDIQRNGAAQSLAVTPLGEKTTVDGKTVEIGKIGISAQNQTILQTNDPLKAPWLGAQATWSWTELTVVGIYKIITGEISRKNIGGPLTIAKTAGDAAEQGTSNLVFLMAMLSINLGVLNLLPIPILDGGHLLFFFIEAIRRKPLEDRQRELAQQVGLVLLVGIMIFAFWNDIERLISP, translated from the coding sequence GTGGGAACAGCCTTTGCTTGGTCGCCGGATTTCGTCTCGCTTCTGACCCACTGGGCCATTCCATTTTTGGTGGTGCTGGGCGTCCTGGTCGCCTTTCATGAAATGGGGCATTTTCTGGCCGCCCGCTGGGTCGGGGTCAAGGTCCTGAAGTTTTCCCTCGGCTTCGGGCCGAAAGTTTTCGGACGGCAAGTCGGCGAAACGGAATACCTGTTGTCGGCGGTACCGCTGGGAGGCTACGTCAAGCTCTTCGGAGAAGATGAACAGGAGACGATTACATCGGAGGAAAAGAAACGCGCGTTCGCACACCAATCGCTCTGGGGGAAGACGCTCATCGTGGCGGCCGGACCGATTTTCAACTTCATTCTGGCCTATCTGATTTACACGGCCTATCTCGGACTCGGCTACACCCTGCCGGTCCCCAGCTTCAAGGACATCATTCCGGAAATCGAAGCGGTGTTGCCGGGATCACCGGCCGATCAGGCCGGGCTGAAACCGGGCGATCGCGTCATCCGGGTCAATGAGAAGGAAATCTCGACCAGCGCCGAACTGCTGAAGTACATCGCACAAAGCAACGGGAAACAACTCACGCTGGACTTTACCCGCGGAGAACAGGTCAAGACGACGTTGGTCACCCCGGGCAAGACGGCAGTGCAGGACAACGGCAAGGCCACGACCGTCTATCAGCTCGGCATCGAGGAACGCGCGCCGGTCATCACGGCCGTGATCCCCGGATCGCGCGCACAGGCTGCCGGCCTGTCGGCGGGAGACCGCGTCGTCCGTATCGACGGGCACGACATCTTCACCTGGTCGCAGATGACCACGCTGGTGCGCGAAAGCCCCAACCGAGCACTGCAATTCGACATCCAACGCAACGGAGCCGCCCAATCGCTTGCCGTGACGCCGTTGGGTGAAAAAACCACGGTGGACGGGAAGACGGTCGAAATCGGCAAGATCGGCATTTCCGCCCAAAACCAAACGATTTTACAAACGAACGATCCCCTCAAGGCGCCGTGGCTTGGCGCCCAAGCGACGTGGAGTTGGACCGAGCTCACGGTGGTGGGAATCTACAAGATCATCACAGGAGAAATCTCCCGCAAGAACATCGGCGGACCGCTCACGATCGCCAAGACCGCCGGCGACGCAGCCGAGCAGGGCACCTCGAATTTGGTGTTCCTCATGGCCATGCTCAGCATCAATCTGGGCGTACTGAATCTCCTACCCATCCCCATTTTGGACGGCGGCCACCTGTTGTTTTTCTTCATCGAAGCCATCCGCAGAAAACCTCTGGAAGACCGCCAGCGGGAACTGGCGCAACAGGTCGGTCTGGTTCTCCTCGTGGGCATCATGATTTTTGCTTTCTGGAACGATATCGAGCGATTGATTTCCCCGTAA
- a CDS encoding Prolyl-tRNA synthetase, bacterial type, with translation MRVSETLIPTLREDPGEAETVSHRLMLRAGMIRKVAAGIYTYLPLGLRVLRKIERIVREEMNRAGAQELLMPVASPAELWRETGRWDFYGKELLRFKDRHERDFCLGPTHEEVITDLFRREVRSYRQMPLNFYQIQTKFRDEIRPRFGLMRGREFIMKDAYSFDKDEAGARVNYQKMYDAYNRIFTRCGLTFRPVEADTGLIGGTSSHEFMVLADTGEETIVYSEQGTYAANVERAEVLPPETCDDAARRPLTAVPTPGRRTVEEVTTFLNITPVRLVKTLLYNTAKETVAVLVRGDHEVNEVKVKRLLGAADLELVKPELIPSLAGTPAGYVGPVGLKQVRILADWAVKAMANFVVGANRADTHFTDANWERDFTVDRFADLRNAQAGDPSPRKDGTLKTAKGIEVGHVFMLGTKYSQAMKATFLDAQGQEQLAVMGCYGIGVSRTAAASIEQNHDAKGIKWPVPIAPFHVTLLPLSQSQPVTQLAGTLYHTLQEAGIEVLWDDRDDRAGVKFNDADLIGAPYHLVIGDKGLAQGLIELKSRHSGETKKLTPDQVLSTLSSLLANAI, from the coding sequence ATGCGCGTCTCCGAAACTCTCATCCCTACGCTACGCGAAGATCCGGGCGAGGCCGAAACGGTCAGCCACCGCCTGATGCTGCGCGCCGGCATGATCCGAAAGGTCGCAGCGGGTATCTATACCTATCTGCCACTCGGTCTGCGGGTGCTCCGCAAAATCGAGCGTATCGTTCGAGAGGAAATGAATCGCGCCGGCGCCCAGGAACTGTTGATGCCGGTGGCGTCCCCGGCAGAGTTGTGGCGCGAAACGGGCCGCTGGGACTTCTACGGCAAGGAACTGCTGCGGTTCAAGGATCGGCATGAACGTGATTTTTGCCTGGGTCCGACGCACGAGGAGGTGATCACGGATCTCTTCCGCCGGGAAGTGCGTTCCTACCGGCAGATGCCGTTGAATTTCTATCAGATCCAAACGAAATTCCGCGACGAGATCCGCCCGCGCTTCGGTCTGATGCGCGGGCGCGAATTCATCATGAAGGATGCCTACAGCTTCGACAAGGACGAAGCCGGGGCCAGGGTGAATTATCAAAAAATGTACGACGCCTACAACCGCATCTTCACACGCTGCGGTCTCACCTTCCGCCCCGTGGAAGCCGACACCGGACTGATCGGCGGCACCTCCTCGCATGAGTTCATGGTGCTGGCGGACACCGGCGAGGAAACCATCGTGTACAGCGAGCAAGGAACTTACGCGGCTAACGTCGAACGGGCCGAAGTCCTTCCTCCGGAGACCTGCGACGACGCGGCCCGCCGTCCCCTGACTGCCGTGCCGACACCCGGACGACGGACGGTCGAAGAGGTCACGACTTTTCTGAACATCACGCCGGTCCGACTCGTCAAAACGTTGCTCTACAACACCGCCAAAGAGACCGTCGCCGTGCTCGTTCGAGGGGACCATGAGGTCAATGAGGTCAAGGTCAAACGTCTCCTCGGCGCCGCCGATCTCGAACTCGTCAAACCCGAACTGATTCCGAGCTTGGCCGGGACCCCGGCCGGTTACGTCGGTCCCGTCGGTTTGAAACAGGTCCGCATCCTGGCCGATTGGGCCGTGAAAGCCATGGCCAACTTCGTCGTCGGAGCCAATCGGGCCGACACCCATTTCACGGATGCCAACTGGGAGCGCGACTTCACCGTGGACCGGTTCGCCGACCTCCGCAATGCGCAGGCTGGCGATCCCTCTCCGCGCAAGGACGGCACATTGAAGACCGCCAAGGGCATCGAAGTCGGTCACGTCTTCATGTTGGGCACGAAATACAGCCAGGCCATGAAGGCTACGTTTCTGGATGCGCAGGGGCAAGAACAACTGGCGGTCATGGGTTGTTACGGCATCGGCGTGAGTCGCACCGCCGCCGCCTCGATCGAACAAAATCACGACGCCAAGGGCATCAAATGGCCGGTTCCCATCGCACCCTTCCACGTCACGCTCTTGCCGTTGAGCCAATCCCAACCGGTCACGCAACTGGCCGGCACCCTCTATCACACCCTGCAAGAAGCGGGCATCGAGGTCCTCTGGGACGATCGCGACGACCGAGCCGGGGTTAAATTCAACGACGCCGATCTGATCGGCGCGCCCTATCACCTGGTCATCGGCGACAAGGGTCTGGCTCAAGGCCTGATCGAATTGAAATCCCGCCACAGCGGCGAGACGAAAAAACTCACTCCCGATCAGGTTCTCTCAACGCTGTCTTCGCTGTTGGCCAACGCCATATAG
- a CDS encoding Type II secretory pathway, ATPase PulE/Tfp pilus assembly pathway, ATPase PilB, with protein MQPKAPLPGVGDLTLKSGFAESVKRISAQILAAGDVDQILLDLRHDILGCFDAEDLTLFVVDSEKKEIFSKIPHLDTVQEVRTPITEQSLPGFCAKYLRPVNVGDAYSQAELGAIHPSLTHDVTYDKNTGFKTKQVLTYPVVAENKYLMGVIQLLNKKSGGRFTRKDEECVAEIAKSLGTAFYSLRKTSKKAPSKFDYLLTNGKIAQNDLDNALAESKKGGGDIESLLIDKYKVPKSDLGKSLAHFHKCPYIEYNERTIADIELLKNLNVDYLKKNHWMPLKRDRAAIEILTDDPGDLDRVQDIKRTFPGLNIRFAVSLRRDISQFLSTSNGTPEASTKLNENVSDILGELVNEAQLEAAEEASSAGLDENDNAIVRLANQIIADAFRQGTSDIHIEPYGEKRDTLVRFRVDGDCFEYMKIPPSYRRAIVSRLKIMASLDIAERRKPQDGKIKFKIGENKEIELRVATIPTAGYNEDVVMRILAASEPLPVDKMGFSERNEREIKNIAQKPYGIILCVGPTGSGKTTTLHSVLGHINTPDIKIWTAEDPVEITQYGLRQVQVHAKIGFTFAAAMRAFLRADPDVIMVGEMRDKETADTGIEASLTGHLVLSTLHTNSAVETITRLLDMGCDSFSFADAMLGVLAQRLARRICKECKEAYQPSKEEFEELRQGYGSEYWNKLGIVYDSSFRLYRGKGCDTCNRSGLKGRVALHELLLGTDEMKRLIQNKAKTEEMLKLGMAEGMTTLVQDGIEKVLQGHTTYKEVKAVAIK; from the coding sequence ATGCAGCCCAAAGCCCCGCTGCCCGGTGTCGGCGACCTCACCCTCAAATCCGGATTCGCCGAAAGCGTCAAGCGGATCAGTGCGCAAATTCTCGCGGCCGGCGACGTCGATCAGATCCTGCTGGACCTGCGCCATGACATCCTGGGTTGCTTCGACGCCGAAGACCTCACGCTCTTCGTTGTGGACTCTGAAAAGAAAGAAATTTTCTCCAAGATCCCGCACCTCGATACCGTTCAGGAAGTCCGTACCCCGATCACGGAACAGAGCCTTCCGGGGTTCTGCGCCAAATACCTTCGCCCGGTCAATGTCGGCGACGCCTACAGCCAGGCCGAACTCGGTGCCATCCATCCGTCGCTCACCCATGATGTCACCTACGACAAGAATACCGGCTTCAAGACCAAACAGGTCCTCACCTATCCGGTGGTCGCCGAAAACAAGTACCTCATGGGTGTGATCCAACTCCTCAACAAGAAGAGCGGCGGACGCTTCACGCGCAAAGATGAGGAATGTGTCGCGGAGATCGCCAAGTCGCTGGGAACCGCGTTCTACAGCCTTCGGAAAACCTCAAAGAAAGCTCCCTCAAAATTCGATTACCTGCTGACCAACGGCAAGATCGCCCAGAACGATCTGGACAATGCCCTTGCCGAGTCCAAGAAAGGCGGGGGCGATATCGAGTCCTTGCTCATCGACAAGTATAAGGTTCCCAAATCCGACCTCGGTAAATCGCTCGCTCACTTTCACAAGTGCCCCTACATCGAATACAACGAGCGTACGATCGCCGACATCGAACTCCTCAAGAATCTGAACGTCGATTACCTGAAGAAAAATCACTGGATGCCGCTCAAGCGGGACCGTGCCGCGATCGAGATTTTAACGGACGATCCGGGCGATCTGGATCGTGTTCAAGACATCAAGCGCACCTTCCCTGGGTTGAATATCCGGTTCGCCGTCAGCCTGCGTCGCGACATTTCTCAATTTCTGTCGACGTCGAACGGCACCCCGGAGGCAAGTACGAAGCTGAACGAGAATGTCTCCGACATTCTCGGCGAATTGGTGAACGAAGCACAGCTCGAAGCGGCGGAAGAGGCGTCCTCCGCCGGCCTCGACGAAAACGACAATGCCATCGTTCGACTGGCGAACCAAATCATCGCCGATGCGTTCCGGCAGGGCACCTCCGACATCCACATCGAACCCTATGGGGAAAAACGCGATACCTTGGTGCGGTTCCGGGTCGACGGCGACTGTTTCGAATACATGAAAATTCCTCCGAGTTATCGCCGCGCCATCGTGTCCCGCCTGAAGATCATGGCCAGCCTCGACATCGCCGAACGGCGAAAACCTCAGGATGGCAAGATCAAGTTCAAGATCGGCGAGAACAAGGAAATCGAACTGCGTGTCGCCACGATCCCGACCGCCGGTTACAACGAAGACGTGGTGATGCGTATCCTGGCCGCCAGTGAACCGCTGCCTGTCGACAAAATGGGCTTCTCCGAACGGAATGAGCGGGAGATCAAGAATATCGCGCAGAAACCCTACGGCATCATTCTCTGCGTGGGCCCGACGGGGTCCGGCAAAACCACCACGCTGCACTCCGTGCTGGGCCACATCAACACCCCCGACATCAAGATCTGGACGGCGGAAGATCCCGTCGAAATTACCCAGTACGGGCTCCGCCAGGTGCAGGTCCATGCCAAGATCGGCTTCACCTTCGCCGCGGCGATGCGCGCGTTTCTCCGAGCCGATCCGGACGTCATCATGGTCGGAGAAATGCGGGATAAAGAAACCGCGGACACCGGCATCGAGGCGTCGCTCACCGGCCACCTGGTGCTCAGCACCTTGCACACCAACAGCGCGGTGGAAACCATCACCCGGCTCTTGGACATGGGCTGCGACTCGTTCAGTTTCGCCGATGCCATGTTGGGAGTCCTGGCTCAACGGTTGGCACGGCGGATTTGCAAGGAATGCAAAGAAGCCTACCAACCGTCGAAAGAAGAATTCGAAGAATTGAGGCAGGGCTATGGGTCGGAATATTGGAACAAACTCGGGATCGTCTACGACAGCAGTTTTCGCCTCTATCGGGGCAAGGGCTGCGACACCTGCAACCGTTCAGGCTTGAAGGGCCGCGTGGCGCTGCATGAACTCCTGCTGGGGACGGACGAGATGAAACGACTGATTCAAAACAAGGCCAAGACCGAAGAGATGCTCAAGCTCGGCATGGCCGAAGGAATGACCACGCTGGTCCAGGACGGCATCGAGAAAGTGTTGCAAGGCCACACCACCTACAAGGAAGTCAAAGCCGTCGCCATCAAGTAA
- a CDS encoding ABC transporter, substrate-binding protein (cluster 9, phospholipid) — translation MAMHYSHRLSSGRLAQIVGTFILIPVLILAVAAFWMSKTEHLFEPTYHVKASLSKSYGLEPGSPVVVSGIPIGRVQQVDLNDRGTVDLILRLLARYRTMVKDDSELRITKSGVVVGQTQIDIGMGTFGSPMLTDGATIRAVEPRDIGDLINEIEPVLAAVKHTLLRVETMTQDLQGGLKAGSKALEQVAQATQDLPAVVASVQRTVASVEQTAAALPGMAGSMKRTLSLVDRVAADAQQTVGRLPAVLETAQSTLVSVKRLSDSVGEVSQELVPVVQTAQVTLSDLSVLVRGAKQTFPFNRFTQNAGPAPTQPSGVPLSGLPSLRGDQVRR, via the coding sequence ATGGCCATGCATTATTCCCATCGGCTGTCCAGTGGGCGGTTGGCGCAGATCGTCGGGACGTTCATCCTGATTCCCGTCCTGATCCTGGCAGTGGCTGCTTTCTGGATGTCAAAGACCGAGCACCTTTTCGAGCCCACCTACCATGTGAAGGCCAGCCTGAGCAAATCGTACGGACTGGAGCCCGGCTCGCCGGTCGTCGTGTCTGGAATTCCGATCGGGCGGGTGCAGCAGGTGGATCTCAACGATCGCGGGACGGTCGATCTGATCCTGCGGCTGCTGGCTCGGTATCGAACCATGGTGAAGGACGATTCGGAGCTGCGTATCACGAAGAGCGGCGTGGTCGTGGGCCAAACACAGATCGATATCGGGATGGGCACCTTCGGCAGTCCGATGTTGACCGATGGAGCGACGATTCGCGCGGTGGAACCGAGAGATATCGGGGATCTCATCAATGAGATCGAGCCGGTGCTGGCGGCGGTAAAACACACGTTGCTACGCGTCGAAACCATGACGCAGGACCTGCAAGGCGGGCTGAAGGCCGGCAGCAAGGCGTTGGAGCAGGTGGCGCAGGCGACGCAAGACCTGCCGGCCGTCGTCGCGTCGGTGCAGCGTACGGTCGCCTCGGTGGAACAGACGGCGGCTGCGCTGCCCGGGATGGCCGGTTCGATGAAGCGGACGTTGAGCCTGGTCGATCGCGTGGCGGCGGACGCGCAACAGACCGTGGGCAGATTGCCGGCTGTCTTGGAGACTGCTCAATCGACGCTGGTCAGCGTGAAGCGCCTCTCGGACTCCGTGGGTGAGGTGAGTCAGGAACTGGTTCCCGTCGTCCAGACGGCGCAGGTCACGTTGTCGGACCTGTCGGTCCTGGTACGGGGAGCGAAACAGACGTTTCCGTTCAACCGCTTTACGCAGAACGCCGGGCCTGCTCCGACGCAGCCATCCGGCGTTCCTCTTTCCGGTCTCCCGAGCCTGCGGGGGGATCAAGTTCGTCGATGA
- a CDS encoding ABC transporter, ATP-binding protein, with protein sequence MTQVAILLEQVRMPMPGTLHRLEVDLRIDAGEFVALVGPSRSGKSLIVELAAGLVAPEAGRVVLLGHEWVEESADGYSPVRLRLGTVLQQPGLLSNMTLFNNVALPLRYHRTSMTEGDREQVVMMQLERLGLAPMRDRFPAELNQGEMRRGAVARAMVLDPEVLLLDDPTAGLDAQTVPVLTAYVKEERALRPLTVIAALRSFSPFVEGAGRVVLLRDGRVEAEGARDALIGSVAPSFRMYVE encoded by the coding sequence ATGACGCAAGTGGCCATCCTGCTGGAACAGGTCCGGATGCCCATGCCGGGAACTCTCCACCGGCTGGAGGTGGATCTGCGGATCGACGCGGGCGAGTTCGTCGCCCTGGTGGGGCCGAGCCGCTCGGGAAAAAGTCTGATCGTGGAATTGGCGGCGGGATTAGTCGCCCCGGAAGCGGGCCGGGTGGTCCTGTTGGGACACGAGTGGGTGGAGGAGTCGGCCGATGGGTACAGCCCTGTTCGACTCCGGCTCGGAACCGTCCTCCAGCAACCGGGGTTGCTGAGCAATATGACGCTTTTCAATAACGTAGCACTGCCGTTGCGGTACCACCGTACCTCCATGACGGAGGGCGATCGTGAGCAGGTCGTGATGATGCAGCTGGAGCGGTTGGGGCTCGCGCCGATGCGGGATCGTTTTCCTGCCGAACTCAATCAAGGCGAGATGCGCAGGGGGGCCGTCGCCCGCGCCATGGTCCTCGATCCGGAGGTGCTCCTGCTGGATGATCCCACGGCGGGGCTGGATGCGCAGACGGTGCCGGTGCTCACCGCCTACGTGAAGGAGGAGAGAGCGCTCCGGCCGCTGACGGTCATTGCGGCGTTGCGTTCATTTTCGCCGTTCGTCGAAGGGGCCGGGCGCGTCGTATTGCTTCGCGACGGTCGCGTGGAGGCCGAAGGGGCCCGTGACGCCCTGATCGGTAGCGTCGCTCCGTCGTTCAGAATGTATGTTGAGTAG
- a CDS encoding ABC transporter, permease protein (cluster 9, phospholipid) — MIEWLGRKAIAGYTYLTALATLSSQAFLDLALPTKQGRRETLWVLVRQILFTGVDALPVTTVIALLLGIIIITQAGTQLPRLGAGELVGSIIVVTVIRELGPLLTAFIVVGRSGTAIAIELGNMSVTREVVALRLMGIPISRFVIMPRMVGMVLSMICLTLYFDVVAVLGGYLVANAQLTIPFYAFVEGVIKALSSTDVVLTAFKGLLFGSAVAAVCCHHGLSVGSSFTEVPQQTTRAMINSFVLCLLIDVIVTVPLYL; from the coding sequence ATGATCGAGTGGTTGGGACGCAAAGCCATCGCAGGCTACACCTACCTGACGGCCCTGGCCACACTCTCGTCGCAAGCCTTTCTGGATCTGGCACTTCCCACAAAACAGGGACGCCGGGAAACCCTCTGGGTCCTGGTCCGGCAAATTCTCTTCACCGGTGTGGATGCCCTGCCGGTGACGACCGTCATCGCCCTCCTGTTGGGGATCATCATCATCACGCAAGCGGGGACGCAGCTTCCCAGGCTCGGGGCCGGTGAACTGGTGGGCAGCATCATCGTCGTGACCGTCATACGGGAACTGGGACCGCTGTTGACGGCCTTCATCGTAGTGGGCCGTTCCGGTACGGCCATCGCGATCGAATTGGGCAACATGTCGGTCACGCGGGAGGTGGTCGCCCTCCGGCTCATGGGGATTCCGATCAGCCGGTTCGTCATCATGCCCCGCATGGTCGGCATGGTGCTGTCGATGATCTGCCTGACGTTGTATTTCGACGTGGTCGCCGTGCTCGGCGGCTACCTGGTCGCCAACGCCCAACTCACGATTCCGTTCTATGCCTTTGTGGAAGGGGTGATCAAGGCGTTGTCTTCGACCGATGTCGTACTGACTGCGTTCAAGGGATTGCTGTTCGGATCGGCCGTCGCGGCAGTCTGTTGTCACCATGGGCTGTCCGTGGGATCGTCCTTCACGGAGGTGCCGCAACAGACGACGCGGGCCATGATCAACTCGTTTGTCCTGTGTCTGTTGATCGATGTCATCGTGACGGTGCCGCTCTACCTATGA
- a CDS encoding lipid A biosynthesis lauroyl acyltransferase, which yields MFSTNTGSQRRQPRRLYHPFYWPTWMGVGLFRLLSFLPYRWQLELGRQCGRLLHGLLTKRREIVRVNLALCFPHQEPAERDKVTLHCFESMGMGVMEIALAWWAKDPRTHCECTIKGLEYIRDALRQGRGVLLCGAHLHTAELAGRLMTLEQPVAIVYRPQNDVVAETISNRCRSRYYEELIQHRDMRGILRALAKNRVVWYAPDIDAGSKRSVFAPFFGVPAASLTATSRLAKVSGAAVVPCFYYRRADGTGYDIEVGAALDRFPSGEVLQDTVRINHLIEGAVSRVPEQYFWQHRRFKSRPPGEPPVYRR from the coding sequence ATGTTCAGCACGAATACAGGAAGTCAGCGGCGGCAGCCGCGCCGTCTCTATCATCCGTTCTATTGGCCTACCTGGATGGGAGTCGGACTGTTTCGCCTCCTGTCTTTCCTTCCCTATCGCTGGCAGCTTGAGCTTGGGCGGCAATGCGGGCGCTTGCTGCACGGTCTGCTCACCAAGCGGCGGGAGATCGTACGGGTAAATTTGGCCTTGTGTTTTCCCCACCAGGAGCCGGCCGAACGCGACAAGGTGACGCTGCACTGCTTCGAGTCCATGGGGATGGGTGTGATGGAGATCGCGCTCGCCTGGTGGGCGAAGGATCCTCGAACGCATTGCGAGTGCACCATCAAGGGATTGGAGTACATTCGAGACGCGCTCCGGCAGGGGCGGGGGGTGTTGCTGTGCGGGGCTCATCTCCATACGGCGGAACTCGCCGGCCGCCTTATGACATTGGAGCAACCGGTGGCCATCGTATACCGGCCGCAGAACGATGTCGTGGCGGAAACGATCTCGAATCGCTGCCGCAGCCGATATTATGAGGAATTGATCCAGCATCGGGACATGCGGGGTATTCTGCGGGCCCTGGCTAAGAACCGGGTGGTATGGTACGCCCCCGATATCGATGCGGGGTCGAAGCGCAGTGTGTTCGCACCGTTTTTCGGGGTGCCGGCGGCATCCCTCACCGCCACATCCAGATTGGCGAAGGTCAGCGGCGCGGCGGTGGTGCCGTGCTTCTATTACCGGCGGGCCGATGGAACCGGCTACGATATCGAAGTGGGGGCGGCGCTCGATCGGTTTCCTTCGGGCGAGGTGCTGCAGGACACGGTGCGTATCAACCACCTGATCGAAGGCGCCGTCAGTCGCGTGCCGGAGCAGTATTTTTGGCAGCATCGGCGCTTCAAGAGCCGGCCGCCGGGCGAACCACCGGTCTATCGGCGGTAG